Proteins from a genomic interval of Gammaproteobacteria bacterium:
- a CDS encoding NADH-quinone oxidoreductase subunit J, which yields MTFQQFVFYIFAAIMLFAAARMITVRNPVYGALYLVLTFFTSAALWMLLEAEFLAIALVLVYVGAVMVLFLFVVMMLDINIAELRSGFTQYVPLGLVVAVVMVIEMALIVGSETFNRTRPSSVLGNISNTEALGRVLYTEYVYPFEIAAVILLVAIIAAISLTLRRRPETKYQDPATQIGARSASRVRLVSMPSERRPERAAAKSQN from the coding sequence CTGTTCGCCGCCGCGCGCATGATCACGGTGCGCAATCCGGTATACGGGGCGTTGTATCTGGTGCTGACTTTCTTCACCAGCGCGGCGCTGTGGATGCTGTTGGAGGCGGAGTTCCTCGCCATCGCGCTGGTGCTGGTGTACGTGGGCGCCGTGATGGTGCTGTTTCTGTTCGTGGTGATGATGCTAGATATCAACATTGCTGAGCTGCGTTCCGGATTCACGCAATACGTGCCGCTCGGTCTGGTCGTGGCCGTGGTGATGGTGATCGAGATGGCGCTGATCGTCGGCTCGGAGACGTTCAACCGCACGAGACCGTCGTCCGTGCTCGGCAATATCAGTAACACGGAGGCGCTGGGGCGGGTGCTGTACACGGAGTACGTGTATCCGTTCGAGATCGCGGCGGTGATTCTGCTGGTCGCGATCATCGCCGCGATCAGCCTGACCTTGCGCCGTCGGCCGGAGACCAAATATCAGGATCCCGCCACACAAATTGGCGCACGGTCGGCCAGCCGCGTGCGGCTCGTCAGCATGCCCAGCGAACGGCGGCCTGAGCGCGCGGCCGCGAAATCTCAGAATTGA
- the nuoK gene encoding NADH-quinone oxidoreductase subunit NuoK, giving the protein MIPLSSFLILGAILFSLSVAGIFLNRKNVIVLLMSIELMLLAVNMNFIAFSHYSGDIAGQVFVFFILTVAAAESAIGLAILVVLFRNRETINVQDLDQMKG; this is encoded by the coding sequence ATGATCCCGCTATCCAGTTTTCTCATCCTCGGCGCCATCCTGTTTTCGTTGAGCGTGGCGGGCATCTTTCTGAACCGCAAGAACGTAATCGTGCTGCTCATGTCGATCGAGCTGATGCTGCTGGCGGTTAACATGAACTTCATCGCTTTTTCTCATTATTCCGGCGATATCGCGGGACAGGTATTCGTGTTCTTCATCCTCACGGTGGCGGCGGCGGAGTCCGCGATCGGGCTTGCGATCCTGGTGGTTCTGTTCCGCAACCGCGAGACGATCAACGTGCAGGACCTGGATCAGATGAAGGGCTAG